agatggtgagaggaaagagtttAAGAATACTGGCCCAGAAAAGATGAGTTTGATGAAAGTCAGCGGAAGAACTTGTTGGAAGGAGCAGAGTAAGAAGATAGATGTTGGAAGCAGGATGTTGGAGGCACAGTTAAAAGATAGATGTTGGAAGGAGCAGAGTAAGAAGATAGATGTTGGAAGCTTCTCAAACTACACCTGACCTTACATTGATGAGTCCCTATGAAGTAGATAAGAGTGAAGTCACATATACACAGGTTATTGTCAAGTGAGGCAGTGGAAAAGACTATTGTTTGGTGAGGTAGCAAAGACACCTACTGCttttattacttacatgcaAATTATTCAAGTACAGTTACCTCTATCATTACCAGTGTCAGGTtaatgtgtgtatgaatgtgttagaattaatatatgtatgtacttgtGTGTTAAAATTAAATTGATATAGAAGTGTGTGTTAAAATTaatgtgagtgtttttttttttttttctgtaagaaggactggccaaggacaaaatatatatatatatgtgtgtgtgtgtgtatttatctagttgtagttttacagggcctgggctttatgctcgtgtgtgtgtgtttgaatcaatatatatgtgtgtcttGTATTTGTTAgaactgatgtgtgtgtgtgcatttgaatcaatatattatatgtgtgtgttgtatttgttagaactaatatgtgtgtgtgtttattagcaACATACAAGCAAGCATTTATtatcactacaccactacttCTTACACCCAATTCCTTCCGTTTACATTAGGTTTATTACATTATTCTCTAGCTCTATACAACAGTCAAtgattactaccactacaccacaccatgaAACCAGTTTGTACATTTCTCAGAGTTCCATGCTGCCACCACGATTCCCACAACATTAGGGAAGTGTTTATTGGTTACAAGAGTACAAAAGGTTAGCCAAATATCACAAGTACTTTCAGAGTCACCAGCAGAATCAGATGACTTACAGTGCTTTGTGTTCATGCATCTACCacaatgaaatataaagaagctggttttcagagagagagagagcgcttgcaAATTttccttgaacacacacacacactcagacactgATGAGAGGATTTTAAGTGAGTGAAGCTGGCTGACGGCACAACAAACAAGATGAAAGGCGCCTCACTCTGCCTCAATCTTGAACTAGAATATCCTCAAAGTTAATTCCAGGCTGAACACCACTAATAACAACCCAGGAAATAAGATGCTAAAGGTCACTAGTATAGACCTACACTTGTCCAGTCCCTGAATGAAACACTTATCAATTTTCACTATCAACCCCATCCATGGATCTGTCTAATGgtacagggaagagaaaaataccaaTATACATCACGATAACacgattcagaaaaaaaaaaaaagaattctaACTAGTATATCAACGTTAAGACACCAGCTTTTAGTAGTGCAGGTAAGGCAACGAAAATTACCAACACAAATTACATCACAATATCCcgattcaggaaaaaaaaaaaaatgaataaaaaaaaaataataatttccaCTAGTACTATATCAACGTTTAAGACACCAGCTTTTAGTGGTTCTAGTAGAGATAGCGAGAGGTCATACACAAAATTCAGAAAAATCGAagtaaaacactaaaacaggGCAAACACTCCTCACTCCACGATGCTGTATGGACGGTAGCGATGTGGAGTTCCGAGCAGAGGGCCAGGCGAAGCTCAGCAGAAGGCCTCATCGTTGCCCGTCACACAATTAAGTTCTCCGTTACACACAAGGCTATCGGGGATGCAGTTACCAATGGCACACTGGAAGTATCCTGGGAAGCAGTTACGCGCCTTGCCTGCACCATGGGGAGAAGGTAGAGATAAGCAACTGACATGGGGAAAGATTGATTCACTCCTATTTCGTATCCGATTTTGAAACGCTGTTCattctcactacgactattttcaaaggcctcaGATACGACTAGccctggttctcaagagtgaTTCTCCTGACAATAACGTagatattttgttaatctgtcactataaaCGTAAAAACATCATGATAAACCCGtctaacttcaactaaagccttttgaaagttgtGAGCGGTGCcgcagcgcagaagtgtttcataaAATGGCTCCTGTTGATTACTGCTTCAAATTCATTCATCAACTACCATTTTAAAACAAACTTTAATACTTTATCCACCTAAGCTCAttcatggataaaaaaaaaaagtaaaaatctttaaaaattcacaaaaaaaaaaaaaaaaaaactaataacgtCAATCTCACTCAACCCACACGTACGCAGACTCACCTTGCGCACAGTTCTCCTCGTCATTCCCAGCTATGCAGTTCAATTCCCCATCACACACCAGCGCGTCAGGAATGCACAGACCCTCGCCACACTGGAAGTACCCGTCGTGGCACAACCTGGGACTGCCCGGGGCTATGAGGGGGAAAAACCGACTGGTAGATGGAATGGAAACTGACTTAAAGGTGTTTGAAAGGGCATGGATAGGAATGAGGCAGGTTAGAGAAGGGACAAAGGGGGAGAAAgtagaaaattttgaaaaataaCTTAAGAAGTGTTTGGAtgaggatggaaaggaaatgaggcagtttgaggaaaggagaaaatgggaagaaggtgGAAGATTCCTGAAAAATATGTTTGAGATAGttttaggaaagaggaaaaggtagaAAAGGGTTAATTTGGAAAGGAAAATTGTGCTTCTATCGTGGGAAAAAGGAAGgtcaaataggaaaataaagattaacACAGGAAAAACATTCTCTTAagttaaagggaaaaaatgaaaactagaaAACAAGAGATTAACACAGAAAACACACTTTCTGGTggggaaaagtaaaataaaattaaaaaactagagaaaaacaaaaagaactcACTGAAACCGCAcactcctaaaaaaaaaataataaaaaccagaaatatgaaaaaaacataccaaacattCACATCAACCTAATCAACCTTtcccaataaaaataaataaataaataaacaaataaaaaaaaaaaatcaatcaccAACGAATGCATGACCTGCTGCACTAACCCGCCATGACACAGCAGAAGACAGCCACCAGCATGAACAGCAGCAGGGAGACGAGGGGGCGCGACATGGCTGGTGCAGGGGATGACAGGGGGGTGtgtaacggagagagagagagagagaggagacagatggcgagacagagaaagagtagTGAAGCTTCCTTATATACAGCTGTGCTACGCGATGCTTTTTTTTTGCTGTCCTCGTAATTATAACGATAAGAGAAACGTGTGCAGAGAATTACgtcagtctctgtgtgtgtgtgtgtgtgtgtgtgtgtgtctctctctctctctctctctctctctctggtgctttgttgtttctctctctctctctctctctctggtgcctcgtagttcttagagagagagagagagagagagagagagagagagagagagagagagagagagagagagagaacaataattacaagaaaaacaaacaagaaatagaaacgaaacagaaaaggagattaaataaagaaagacaagaagaaagaaacggtaacaaaaacaaagaataaacgaaaaaaaaactcgcaaaaatataaactaaaacacaccctctcccctccaaaaatcaggaaaaaatatataaataaactaaaaatctccaaaatcaggaaaaaaaaatctaaaacacgcctcctcccctccaaaAATCAGGAAAAGCACAAAATAAGCTAAAACACCACCTCCCCTCCAAAAATCaggaaaaccacaaaaatagaCTAAAACGTCCCCTCCCCaccaaaaatcaggaaaaacaaactaaaacacgctccctcccttcaaaaaatcaggaaaaacacaaaaataaactaaagcacgcctcctcttccaaaaatcaggaaaaacacacaaaaacagactAAAACACACCCCCTCCCCTctaaaaatcaggaaaaacacaataaactAAAACACGCCTATTTCCCTCCAAAAATcaagaacaaacacaaaaatataaataacccAAAAcgcactcccttccctccaaaaatcaggaaaaaacaaaaaaactaaaacacaccCCTCCCTCTAAAAATCAGGATAAAAACCGTACATTTTAAGTCACAGGTAGGTACAAAAATTAGATAATGGAGGTAAGGAGGTTAGATAAGCGTGCAGGTGAGTTGGGAGCGGCGCAGGTGAGGCTCATGATTGCCAGGTAAGGCGTGGGAGGACCAGCAGGCGGACCCATCCATAATTAGCGacgggatagtagtagtagtagtagtagtagtagtagtagtagtagtagtagtagtagtagtagtagtagcggtggtggtggtggtggtgatctttccttgtttcctctctctccgtttcccttcctttattttttcatctctatctcttgtacctcttgtgtgtgtgtgtgtaagcaggaCATAATTAGAGACGCATGAACTCAAGACAAACAGTtagtaaacgagagagagagagagagagagagagagagagagagagagagagagagagagagagagatgcgataCACCAAACAAAGCACTGGGTCGTTAACCTCTAAAGTCCCACgacacgttttcttattcattccctACTATTTACAATCCTGCTActatttgatacagcttcagaaactcatttgggggattaaaatagtgagattctggctattatcttctgacctccgtagacccttcctaatgtcaacaaatggtctaatcgtaaaaaatgcgtctcaatactgaaggggttaacatttttttttaaccttcccTCGCCCTCACGACCACCACAAAATTTAACAAGATACCACAtgaaccacaaacacacacacacacacacacacacacacacacacactctctctctctgtgtgtgtgtcctagtttgctttcacacacacacacacacacacacacactactaaacacgagagagaagagaaagaagcaaaacaatCAGATATCTCATTCCTCTTTAAAGTTTCGTCATTTATACAATTATACAAGAACACAACGTAATGCAGAAGATAAGAAgcacgtgaacacacacacacacacacacacacacacacacacacacacttagttgCCGAAAGGCCCACTATGAATCATGTTTTGTacccatatgtataaataaagTTGTGTTGCCTGAGTGAATGCCTATGTATGTGCTTGTACGCATGCCAGTATGAAagtagggaaaacacacacacaaaaaaaaaaaacacacactgcTACTAaacacgagaaaaggacaggtaagtaggcagatagataaatgacGAGATAAATAGATACGCAGATagattaaatagatagattagcAGGCAGATGTATGAataagtaggtagatagataaacagatagatagattagcgggtagattagatagatagacagatggacaatTAAACAAACATTATAACAAACACACTAACAGATAAAGATAAATTAAGAGGggagttgtttctctctctctctctctacaagaacaacaagcactaatagataaaagaatagataaataacccaaaataaataaataactcacCATTTCTccgtattccttccttcctcgtccttctctctgttctcccggctctctccctctctccctccactctctccatCACTCCACCGCCATCCGTCGCTCCCATTGGTACAGCCGCGCCACGTAAGCTTCCCGTCAGCCAATCAACGCACAGAGAAGGCTGGGAACTGAAAAATCTCGCTCGGACTCACGCTAAACCCCAAGACTGAAGCTTCGAagtgagttgagttgagttgagtttgtCTTCATCTCAcatggaaataaatgaataaataaggaaacgaATAGATAAACATACAGATAAGATAAATATGTGATAGATAAACACGGTGATTTATTTGTTAGTTGTTGATCCActaattttaaccctttcagtaccacgcCGAGTTTCCATATCTAATCTGTTTACTCTTTGGtggtttaatacagcttcacaaactcatgtggggattgaaaaaaaaaaaaaaaagtaacgactctggccattaatattctgacctccatagacccttcctaatgtcaataaaatggttcaaTCAGTAAtaaccacactcaaaactcatggtaaaaaatgtgacccagtactgaatgggttaattaaCAACACAAATTACTTACCTAACTAGCTAACTAACTGCCAAACCAACTAAGGTGATTTAAGTAACTACCTCAATACTAACTTACTAAATGACTAAATAATTAACATAGCAAActggaagaaaacgaataaaccgatgaaacagaaggaaaagaagaatggataaatgataaagaggaTAATGACGATAAATGATAacgataacgatgataataggAAAATTAAACCacgtaaagaaagataaatgaataaacacgaAGATAGATggtagaaagaataaagataacagataataatgataataatgacgatgataacaTTAGTAATAGGAATATAAAATGGTATAGAgtatgatagataaatagatgaataggtagataaaatgataataagaataaatataataataacaacgatgatgatgatagtagttgAAATATATAATGGAATacaatgatagataaataaatacgtataggtagatagataacaaaaaaataatgacgataacataatgataatggtgatgatagtagtagtaagaatataAGGTACAgttaagatagataaatacatagatagacagataatagagaaagtaataataactgataataatgataacgatgataatagtaatagtaggaatatgaaatgaaatatagttaccattattcttatcatttatctatctacgtgTTTATTTGTCTAAGAATGATGTTATcctgataatgataacgatggtgataataggaaaatagaatcaaataaagtaaaatggagaaaatatatagatagataagatataCAGTCATTATCTTACCTGTAGTGAAAGCCAAGACAACAAACAGGTGGCTCAGTCCGGTTAATCAAGGCTCGTAGGTGCAAGGTGTCCGTTAATTAAGAACAGGTGTGGccgtgggaaaaaaatatatcaaaagtttttttttctattgatttattttgttcGTTGCTTGTTTCTTAATTTCTAACGatgatttttcttctaattctatCTACATCATTTTTCCAGACACAGGGAGGGGGTGGTTACTggtttagccccttcagtaccatgacgcgtttccatattcactctgttgactatctggtgatttcatacagcttcagaaactcatgtggggggatcagaatagtgaagactgtggccattaatctcctgatctGGGAGATTTACTGGGATATTGTTAGATTTACTGGTTTACTGAAGGATTAACTAGTTCACTAAGGGTTTACCGGTTCACTGCTATTCTACTGGGTTTGCTAATATACTAGGAGATTTACTGGTTTACTGGGGGTTTGGTGTGTCAGAGGGTGGCGCGGGAGGCCCAGAGATCGTAGGAGGAGGCGGGGACGGGGCTGATGGCAGGGCGGTCCTCCACAGTGTAGTTGAGAGGCGTTGAGAAGTACAGCGTGGCGTTCAGGTCTGTGTTGGCGAAGTTGCTTTGGTTCC
This genomic interval from Portunus trituberculatus isolate SZX2019 chromosome 10, ASM1759143v1, whole genome shotgun sequence contains the following:
- the LOC123502164 gene encoding low-density lipoprotein receptor-like isoform X1, which produces MGATDGGGVMERVEGERERAGRTERRTRKEGIRRNAPGSPRLCHDGYFQCGEGLCIPDALVCDGELNCIAGNDEENCAQGKARNCFPGYFQCAIGNCIPDSLVCNGELNCVTGNDEAFC
- the LOC123502164 gene encoding low-density lipoprotein receptor-like isoform X2, coding for MSRPLVSLLLFMLVAVFCCVMAAPGSPRLCHDGYFQCGEGLCIPDALVCDGELNCIAGNDEENCAQGKARNCFPGYFQCAIGNCIPDSLVCNGELNCVTGNDEAFC